The Anomaloglossus baeobatrachus isolate aAnoBae1 chromosome 10, aAnoBae1.hap1, whole genome shotgun sequence genome has a segment encoding these proteins:
- the LOC142254233 gene encoding uncharacterized protein LOC142254233 codes for MESLLQEFMKRASEDGGEAWLKQCLAVPRRPAEAEEEMDGDAAVIQLTAPEEMAELTEEIPARRRSQRRSSFLPPTSSSREEGNAGAELSPPILSAGTSARHPPAPGHVSRKRKSGSSSQRRRKSAALTQGFENPSRSRAAPASVSVPEAGRATGAPWSDSPSEEDDLPAGVREQDHQRGSAAEAGIPEEGRGSQSRRRGPIVIWIVGHSYIFWAKRRASGRSYGENLAINIEHFNILWYSVRGMRWDGLMKEMSCLKTLWPSPNLIILHLGGNDIGKVKTLDLIAAMRRDLSIIRSWFPDAGLVFSEIVPRLQWHCDRLRFRERIRKRVNRAMERFLPVINGSTYRHLDLEGFLSGLYRDDLVHLSDVGLDIFNLGLQNCIEKWL; via the exons atggagagcctgctacaggagttcatgaagagggcgagcgaggacgGCGGAGAAGCCTGGCTTAAACAATGCCTGGCGGTGCCCAGGCGGCCAGCAGAAGCTGAGGAAGAAATGGACGGCGACGCTGCGGTGATTCAACTCACCGCTCCTGAGGAGATGGCAGAGCTGACTGAGGAAATCCCTGCAAGGAGGAGGTCCCAGAGACGCAGCAGCTTCCTCCCCCCGACGTCATCGTCCAGAGAAGAGGGGAATGCCGGAGCGGAGTTATCGCCGCCCATCTTGTCTGCCGGGACTTCAGCACGTCATCCTCCTGCACCCGGTCATGTGtccaggaagaggaagagtggatcatctagtcagcgccgtcgtaaaagcgcggcgctGACCCAGGGATTTGAAAATCCTAGCAGGAGCAGGGCTGCACCAGCAAGTGTGAGCGTGCCGGAGGCCGGAAGAGCGACGGGGGCCCCCTGGTCTGACTCCCCGTCTGAAGAAGATGATCTGCCAGCTGGAGTCAGAGAACAGGATCATCAGCGTGGCTCAGCTGCAGAAGCTGGAATTCCAGAGGAGGGCCGAGGATCGCAGAGCAGAAGGAGGG gtcccattgtcatttggatagtgggacactcttacatattttgggccaagagaagagcatcaggaaggtcatatggagagaatttagccattaatattgaacattttaacattttgtggtacagcgttagaggtatgagatgggacggactgatgaaggagatgagctgtttaaaaacattgtggccttctccaaatttaatcattttgcacttgggtgggaatgatattggaaaagtgaaaactcttgatctgattgctgccatgcgaagagacctttcaatcattaggtcatggtttcctgatgcgggtttggtcttttccgaaatcgttccccgtttgcagtggcattgtgacaggctgaggtttcgggagcggattcggaaaagggtaaaccgtgccatggaaaggtttttaccagttataaatgggtcaacctacagacatcttgatctggaaggttttctgagtggcctttacagggatgatttagtccatctgtcagacgtgggattggacatattcaatttagggctccaaaattgtatcgagaaatggctgtga